The DNA sequence CGCTGCCGAAGCGGGCGAGCGCGGGCGTCGCCATGTCGGTGACGACGCCGATCGCCATGGGCAGCGCGCCGCAGGTGCAGTGGCCCAGCTCTTCGGCGAAGGCGACCGAGAACGATGCGTCGAGCCCCAGCCCGCCGAACTCCGCCGGCTTGGTGATGCCGAGCAGCCCCAGCTCCCCCAGCTTCCCGAACACCTCTCGCGCCGGGAAGATCTCCGCGGCCTCCCAGGCATCGACGTGCGGGTTCAGCTCCTGTTCGACGAACTTGCGGACGGTCTGGCGGATGGCGCGGTGTTCCTGGGTCTGCGGCATGGGTTTCCTCGGTGCGCGCGGGAGAAGGGTCAGAGAAGCGTTTCGGGTACGTCGACGTGGCGCGCGCGCAGCCACTCGCCAAGCGCCTTGCCCTGCGGATCGAAGCGGGTGGACGACGAGACGCCCTCTCCGAGCAGGCCCTCGACGACGAAGTTCAGGGCGCGCAGGTTCGGGAGCACGTGCCGGTGGACGGTGAGCCCGCGCGTCTCCGGCAACAGCTCCCGCAGCCGCTCCTCCGTGAGGGCATGCACGAGCCAGTGCCAGGCCGCCTCCGTGCGGACCCACACGCCGATGTTCGCGTCCCCGCCCTTGTCCCCGCTGCGGGCCAGGGCCACCTGACCGAGCGGCACGCGGCGGGTGGGCCCCGGGGCCAGTGGCGCCGGCAGCGCCGGCACGGGGGCCGCTTCGAGCCCGCGCGTCTCGTTTGGCGGCGCCACGTCGACGCGCGCCCCATCCGGGAGCACCGCGACATGCGGCACCTTCCGCGCATCGACGAAGGCCGGCGTGTAGACGCCAAAGGGAGCGCCGTCGCCGGGCAGCGTGGGCAGGAAGAAGCCGGGGTAGCTGGACAGCGCGAGCTCCACCACGGCGCTGCTGAAGTGGCGGCCCACGACCTTCGCGTCGGCATCCTTCACGGCGACCCGCAGCGTCGCGGCGGCCTGCTCCTCCGTGGGTGCGTCGGCGTGGTCGGTGCGCGCGAGCGTGTAGACGAGCTCGGCCGGCCGCGGGTCGAGCGTGGCCTCCAGCTGCGCACGCACGCGCGCGGCCTTCTCCTCGATGTCCAGTCCGACGAGCACGAAGCTGGCCTCGCTGCGGAAGCCCCCCAGCCGGTTGAGGCACACCTTGACGTCAGGAGGAGGCGGCTCACCGCGCACGCCCGACAGGCGCACCCGGTCCGGGCCCGCGGACTCGACCGCGATGGTGTCGAAGCGCGCGGTGGCGTCGGGTCCGGCATAGCGGGCGCCGGTGATCTCGTAGACGAGCTGGGCCTTGACGGTGTCGACGGTGACGGCGCCACCGCAGCCTGGGTGCTTGGTGATGATGCTGGAGCCGTCCGCGAAGATCTCCGCGAGCGGGAAGCCGGGCAGGCGCGCGTCGAACTCGCTGAAGGACGCGAAGTTGCCGCCGGTCGCCTGGGCTCCACACTCCAGGACGTGGCCGGCGGCCATGGCGCCCGCGAGCCGATCCCAGTCATGGCGCTTCCAGCCGAAGTGCGAGGCCGCGGGGCCGACCACGAGCGAGGCATCCGTCACACGCCCCGTGACGACGACCTCCGCGCCCGCGTCCAGGCACGCCGCGATGCCCCAGCCCCCCAGGTACGCGTTCGCCGTGAGGGGCTGGTCGAACCCCAGCTCCTCCGCGCGCCCGACCAGGTCATCCCCTTCGACGTGCGCGACGCGGACGGCCAGGCCCAGCTTCGCGGCGAGCGCACGCAGGTCGGCCGCGAGCCCCGCCGGGTTGAGGCCGCCCGCGTTCGCGACGATGCGGACCTTCTTCTCGACCGCGAGGCCCAGCGTCTGCTCCAGCTGGCGCAGGAACGTCCTGGCGTAGCCGCCCGCCGGGTTCTTCAGCCGGTCGCGGCCCAGGATGAGCATCGTCAGCTCCGCCAGGTAGTCGCCGGTGAGGACGTCCAGCGGCCCCCCCTCCAGCATCTCCTGGAACGCGGAGAAGCGGTCGCCGTAGAAGCCGGATGCATTGCCGATGCGCAACGA is a window from the Corallococcus silvisoli genome containing:
- a CDS encoding acyclic terpene utilization AtuA family protein, coding for MDARSLRIGNASGFYGDRFSAFQEMLEGGPLDVLTGDYLAELTMLILGRDRLKNPAGGYARTFLRQLEQTLGLAVEKKVRIVANAGGLNPAGLAADLRALAAKLGLAVRVAHVEGDDLVGRAEELGFDQPLTANAYLGGWGIAACLDAGAEVVVTGRVTDASLVVGPAASHFGWKRHDWDRLAGAMAAGHVLECGAQATGGNFASFSEFDARLPGFPLAEIFADGSSIITKHPGCGGAVTVDTVKAQLVYEITGARYAGPDATARFDTIAVESAGPDRVRLSGVRGEPPPPDVKVCLNRLGGFRSEASFVLVGLDIEEKAARVRAQLEATLDPRPAELVYTLARTDHADAPTEEQAAATLRVAVKDADAKVVGRHFSSAVVELALSSYPGFFLPTLPGDGAPFGVYTPAFVDARKVPHVAVLPDGARVDVAPPNETRGLEAAPVPALPAPLAPGPTRRVPLGQVALARSGDKGGDANIGVWVRTEAAWHWLVHALTEERLRELLPETRGLTVHRHVLPNLRALNFVVEGLLGEGVSSSTRFDPQGKALGEWLRARHVDVPETLL